CACTATCGCTCAAGAAGTTGAACGAAAGAGTGATTTGTTTTGGAGTATGTTCAGCCAATAACCGGCAGCTGAAAACACTTGTTTTAGGCTATCTAGCTGCTTATAGCGAAACACGGCTTGCAACTACTACTCTTCGTAAAACCCTACAAGCAATCACAAGAAAGCCAAATAGTTTATTTAGATGGACAGAAGTTATTCGACGACGTGATGGTGCCCATTGGCAGACAAGGTGTAACGGGATTGAGATTCATCTGCTTCCTTGGTTCGAAGAACGTATTATGCACAATCCCAGCATGTATAAAGTCATGGAAGAGAGACGCTTTGGGTCATGGACTTCACTTTCCCTAGCCGAATATGATTCTATGCGACAAGAAGTAAGAGCTATGTCCTTTGCCGAAAGGCTGGAAATGGCTCGTGATTCGAAAATTGGTCGAAAGTTGTTTCCTTTAGAATGTGATGCAAAACCCTGTAGCGTCAGTGGAGTAGAAATCCTTTGTTTGACTGACGATCAGCTACAGAATCTACTCTCAAGCCATCAACACTTAAAAGAAAGGTATTCTACAATATGTGCGATCAATAACGATCCAGTACCAAAGCTAGAATTTTAACTTGATAGAATTAAGGCATTGATTGGGCTAAGTTGACCTATGGCTATTGCAGTCGATTCAGCAATCCAACAAAAACCACTTAGCTTTGACGAGTTTCTCGCTCATTATGGCGGTGATAATCGCTACGAACTGATCGATGGAGAGGTATTCGACTTGGAACCAACAGGCTTGCATGAAGAAGTTGCAGCCTTTATAACGACGAAGATCTGTGTCCAGATCGACGGAGCAGGCCTACCTTGGTTTGTCCTTCAGCGAGGCCTATTTCGCCCTTCCGGCACTGGCATGATGGCATTTCGTCCTGATGTCGCAGTTGTCGACCAAGATGAGCTACCTAAAGAGCCCCTTTGGTATGACCAGTCAATCTTAACGCTGGGCACTTCGATTAAATTTGTGGCGGAAGTGGTGAGCAGCAACTGGCAAAACGATTATGCCCGCAAGCTCGAAGACTACGCTGCATTAGGCATCCCTGAGTATTGGATTGCAGACTACGCAGGATTGGGGGGTACTCGACACATTGGGAAACCCAAACAACCGACTCTCTCTATTTGTACATTAGTAGATGGAGAGTATGAAATTCAGCAGTTTCGAGGCGATCGAGCGATTATCTCTCCAACTTTCTCAGGTCTGAAACTGACAGCTGAACAAGTATTAAGAGCGGGTAGATAGCAGACGACGTAACAGTATCAGTCATTGCCAACTGGAAGCGCTACACTCATTTTCGAGGCAATATCTGCCATCCCTCACCCTGGATTGCCAGACTCGATTAAGCCCTATCTCCTGTTACGAGGCAGTTCTAATGGTACAGTCTCCATCTAAACCCATTACCTTAGAGGAATTTCTGAATCTGCCAGAAACAAAGCCAGCTAGCGAGTACATCGGTGGGCAGATTATTCAGAAGCCAATGCCTCAGGGAAAGCACAGCACAATTCAAACTGAGTTTTCTACGACTATCAATGTAGCCCTCAAACCTCAGCGTATTGCGCGAGCATTTTCAGAACTGCGTTGTACCTTTGGTGGGCGATCGCTCATTCCAGACGTCTCTGTGTTCACTTGGGAAAGAATTCCCCGTGACCAAAATGGCGAAATCGCCAACGCCTTTCCCATGGCTCCTGACTGGACCATTGAAATCTTGTCACCGGACCAGAGCCAAACCAAAGTAACTAAAAATATTCTGCATTGTCTGAATCATGGGACTCAGATGGGTTGGCTGATCGATCCGGATGAGCAGACAGTTTTTGTATACCTTCCCAAGCAGCAGCCAGAAGCTTTTGACCAGTCAGAACAGCAACTCCCAGTTCCTCACTTTGCCCAAGAGTTAAACGTGAGCGTAGGTTTAGTATTCGGCTGGTTGCTGGAGTAAATCAACCCACGCAGACTCATCGATAGTCGAAGCAGGAATAATTAAATCTATACTGAGAATATTATTTCTCAGAGTCTGAAAGATGTCTCATATCGGCGTTCTCTGCCCTGGTGCGATCGGTCACCTCAACCCCATGTGCAACTTGGGTGGCGAGCTGATACGTCGAGGACACAGAGTCACCCTCTTTGGTGTGCCAGAGGTCAGAGAGAAAATCGCTCGCTCCAGTCTAGAGTTTTGTGAAATTGGGGCCAGCGACTTTCCGCCAGGGAGCATCGACAAAATGTATGCTCAGCTCGGAAAGCTAACCGGAACAGAAGGACTGAAATTTGCGATTCAGTTCTTCCAAGACGAAGCAAAAATGTTGTTTCGCGATGCGCCTAGCGCCATCCGAAATGTAGGTATAGACATTCTTTTGGTTGATCAAGTTACGGGGGCCGGAGGGACGATCGCTGATTATCTCCAGCTTCCCTTCATCACCATCTGCAACGCTTTGCCGATTCAGCAAGAGCCGAGCGTTCCCCCCTACTTTACGTCTTGGGAATATAGCGATACCCGGTTAGCCAGACTCCGAAACCGGCTGGGCTACCGCCTCGTTAACTTCTTCACGCGCGAGCTTTGGGATACCTTCGTTCAGCAACGAAAGCAATGGAATCTACCGCCTCACGCCCAGCGCAGCGATTCCTATTCGGGCCTTGCCCAAATTGCGCAGCTGCCCCAGGAACTTGATTTTCCTCGCAAGCAGCTAGTGCCGTGGTTTCACTACGCTGGCCCCCTAAAGAACCCTTTAGAAATTGAGCCTGTTTCCCTCGATCAGCAGCATTTTTCTTTCGACTCTCTGAGCAACAAGCCTCTCATCTATGCCAACCTCGGCACGCTCCAAAGCCACAACTGGAAAATTTTTCATGCCATTGCTGAGGCTTGCCTGGGAATTGATGCGCAGCTGGTTATTTCTTTGGGTAATCCCAAGGCCGATCCATCCCAAACTAATTTTCCTGGTAACCCGCTGGTAGTCCCTTTTCCACCCCATCAGCAGCTCATTAACCGTGCCGAGTTGGTCATTACCCACGCAGGCAGCACAGCCGTGAGCTGTTTGAGCAGTGGTGTCCCGATGGTTGCGATTCCCATCACGACCGATCAGCCCGGTATGGCTGCTAGGGTCAAGCGAGTCGGTGCTGGTGAGGTTGTTCCCCTCAAGAAGCTAAGCGTTTCCCATCTGAGAACTGCGATTCAGCAGGTATTGGGCGATCGCGCCTATCGGGAAAATGCGGCCAGGTTGCAGACAGCCATCCAGGCAGCGGGCGGCGTCAACTATGCAGCTGACGTGATCGAGCAGGTAATCCGCACCCAAGCCCCTGCACTTAATCCACGCCTGCAACCCTCCTGACTTGAGCCATTAATCCCCACCACCGCAGCTACTTCCGCAACTGCTTCCGCAGCTACTATCACAGCCACCGCTACTATCGCCATAGGAAAAGCTATCAGTCCCCCAAGAGCTGTCGGAGTCACCATCGCCAAAGGCACCAAAGCCATCGCCACTGTCGCAGGAAGTGCAGGGCTCGTATTGGCTCCTGGGCATCGGCGTTGGTTTCCGGCGTCTCCGGGCAAAGGCCTGAAGAACCAGGGCAACAAAGCCAATGAAGGGAAGCGCAAACAGCAACCAAGACAGTAAGGCTGTCAGGCTAACTGATGAGGTGACGTAGCATCCTCCTAGCAGCAGTGGCAGGGTCAGCGTCAGGCTAGCTGCCAAGCTGCGCTGTAGAGGCCGCTTTGGCACGATCCAGTGCTGTTGGGCATTCACCCTCACGAATTTTTCTTTGTTTCTGGCCCGATCGGCGGGTTGGGGCCAGATGTCCTTGGGGGGTCGCTGGCCAAACAGGCGCTCGTAGCTAGCGAGGGTCTGAGCGTACCAGTCTTGGAACTTGTGGTTTTCGGTGCGGCCACCCTCGGTCGGTTCGTGGTGCAGGGGGTGACGCAGCACCTGGGGACAAAACTGTTCCCAGTAGGAGCGTGTGTAGGTCAGGTGCAGGTGCCACACCTGATCGACCGGATCAGAGGGGCTGACGGAGTGCCCAGAGACGACGGCGAGAAACGCGAATTTTTTGTACTCTTCGATGACTCGGTGAGCGTAGTCCAGCGACCAGGAATTTTCTTGGGCGAGTCGCTGGCTGAAGGGCAATTTCGAAGCAGGTTGGTCGAGGGAAAAGCGCTGTAGGCGATCGTACAATTCTGCGTGCTGAGCGTTCATGAGTTGGAAACTCTGCAATTTTTTAGCGCTCATAAGCTTTTTACTTCGCCAAAACTTTTGCAAATCGATAGTAGCATTCCTGCTAGGCTGTCGTCGATTTTTTCGTATTTTCCGAAATTGGCATTAAAGCTTTTGTATTTAAAATTTTTGCACTCGTTTTAGAAGCTGAATTTCTTTAAACTCTAAAAGAATCACTATTGGTGATATTGAAATCAGTTGGTAAATCTAGATAGTTCTAGATAAAATTTATTTGAGAATTAAATTAGAGAAAAAAGGCGATCGCTCTCTTGAAAAAAGAGCGATCGCCCACGGGTTTCCAGCCTAGTCTCAGCTTGATTGAACTCAGTTGAACTCAAAAAATTAACGGTTAAAAACGCGTTCTACGTGGAACCAAGCGTCCCGAACGGCGTGTTTTGCTTTTTCCCAGCCCAGGCCAGAGCGGCTGTAGTGCCTTTCGTAGTCGCGCTGGAGCTCGGGTTCCACTTCATCGTAGGTTCGGCCCGAGTTGCGGTAGCGCACGTAGTTCTCATAGCCCATGCGATAGGCCGGTTGGTACTGCTCGTAGGGCACGTTGGGATCAAAGTAGGCGGACGAGGGATAGTTCCCGCGCCAGTATTCGTCTTCCTCACGCGCGATCGAGTAGGAGCCGACCCGGTTCCAGGCATCTTGGGCAGCGTAGCGAGCATCGCCCCAGCCTACTCCTGAGGAGCCGTAGTCTGCTTCGTAGCGGCGCTGGAGGTCGGGCTCGGCCTGCTCGTAGGTTTGGCCCTCGGTACCGTAGCGGTGGTAGCCTTCGTAGCCAACGCGATAGCCCGGTTGGTAGTCCTCATAGGGGCGATCGCCCTTCACGTAGGGCCGCGTCCGGTAGTTTTCCCGCCAGTATTCATCCTCGACGGTCGGGTCGAAGGCCTCAGCGGTGGCCTTGCCTGCCAGTCCCCCGGCAACGCTGCCGACCACCGCCCCGATCACGGCTCCCACCGGCCCGGCTGCCGCACCAATGGCTGTCCCTAGGGTGCCAGCGGCAGCGGCCCCGATCCCGGTGCCGACAGGATGAGCCCCCGGCTGACCGCTAATCGGGTCGCGGTTCGCATCTTCGTCTCGCTGTTTTTCAAGATCAGAACGATGCTCACGGGTGTTTAGGTTTTTATCGTCATCCATGACTAAATCTCGCTTTCTTTGTCAGAAAAACTTGCTATGAACCAATGCTATTACTGACAAGAAATACGATCTTCACCCCAAAGACAGGGAAGCGTTTATTCAAGGTTTAGTGTTGATTTTTAAGATTTTTTCTGAGGTTATATCCCAAGGATGAGGCTGGCAAAACAAACTATTTCCAAAAAATTTGCGTACCTCTTTTGGATTAGGAATTTTCTTTATTAAGCATGCATCCATGCGTTGAGCAAAAATATAATCAACGACAAGTTTGAAGGGCGATCGCCTCGATTCCAGAATCGCCCAATGGGTTAGGGCCGAGGCTGAGAACTAGGCCCAGGAAACTGCTGCCAGCGGCGCCCTGTGCGCAGGTCATAAAAAACGAAATTGTCGCGCACAGGAATCACCACAATGCCATTGATCACGCGCAGATCGACCCGCTCTAGATACTTGGAGCTGGTAGCAACGGAGACAGTCAAGGGGAGCCAGCCCAGGCGCGCCCGCACGTCCACGTAGCCATCGGGAATGCAGCCGTAGCGGACTAGATAAAGGGTGGCGTGGTGCTCCGGGAACGGCACGGTGGAGACCTCGTTGCGGATGCACAAAAAACCATCGGTGGGCCACAAAAAGATGACGCCCAGCCCTGACACCCACAGCAGCACGAGGGGAGCGCTGATGGTCGCGGCGATCGCCCGCATCCAGGCTTTGCGGCGACGCAGCAGCTTGGTCACGCGATAGATCAAATAAAAACCCACTCCCAAGCTCAGCCCTGCCAGCGCTTTGAGCACGGACTCATACAGGCTGTAGACCGCTGGAATCACCTCCAGATCCGTCACGATGAAGAGATACAAAAAGATCTGAACCGCCAAGAAGGCGATCGCCAGCAGGAGCAGAGGCCAAGACGCACGCATGAATGCAAAACTGACAAATACTGGAGGCTTCAAGGTTATAGACGGAGATTTCGAGGGAGAGAGCCAAAAGACAATACAGTGACATACTTCTACACCGTAGGTGAATCCGTCGGCGTAGGCTTTTGATTTCTTTGTCCCTTTGCCCTCAGCTAGTTCAGCCAGCGGCTTTACCGCCACAATCTTTGCTTTGGCGTGACGTGAAGGCGTGTTGTTGCTCCGAAGATTAGGAGATGTCAGTCAGGCTTTGTCTGCTGTCTCTGCTTGAGTCCCGAATCTCCGCGTCTTGAGATGGGGAAGTGGATCAACATTCCCGCAAGCGAAGCCAGACTGCGCCCAGAGCAAGCGCGCCAATCTGCCAAAAATTGCCTGAAGAAAGCCGATTTAGCTATGGGCGGGAGTCTTCAAGATCAAGGCCGTCAGCTACAAAGTCGACGGCTGGTATGGGACTCTGAGTCCGAAGGGTTCGCCTATTCTGGCCCGCGCGCCCGACCCCCCCGATACGCCGGTCTCGCGGTAGGAAGATGTCCCTAGGCTGCAACTGGGCAAATTATAGTAATCTGTTTTTGAGAATAAGTCGCAATACACTGGCCTGCCTGTGAACTCCTCTATGCCTAGCCATCCTCGCCTTGTTGATATCCAACCCGGTCAGTCTGCCACCATTGTTGCCCTCTATATTGACCCTGGGCTGCAACACCGTTTTGGGGCGCTGGGGCTGCGTTGTGGCCAAGAAATCTCGGTGCTGCGGCGCGGGGTGATGAACGGCCCGCTGCATGTGCGCGTGGGCATGACCGAGGTCATGGTGCGCCGCTGCGATGCCCGCCAGATCGCGATCGCTCCCAGCCAGTCCGTCTCGCCTGCGGGTGCAGCCGCATGAGGCAGATCGCGGTGTTGGGCATGCCCAACACGGGCAAATCGACCTTTTTTAACCGCCTGACGGGCTCCCATGCCCACATTGGTAACTGGCCCGGGATTACCATTGACCTGATGATGGCGGAGGTCAACTTGGATGGCGAACCGGTGGCAGTGGTTGATTTACCCGGCATCTATGACCTGCGGGGTTTTTCTGAAGATGAGGCAGTGGTCCGGCGTTTTTTAGAAAAGGCTCCGCTGGATTTAATATTAATTATTCTCAATACGACTCAAATTGATCGGCAGCTCATTTTGCCCCTACAGGTGAGGCAACTGGGGCTGCCTGCTGTGGTGCTGCTCAACATGGCTGACGAGGCCCGTCGGTTTGGGGTGACGGTAGACCCGGAGGCTCTGTCCCAGCGCTTGGGAATGCCGGTGCAGCCGATCAGCGCCAAGTACGGCACTGGCTACCAGAGGGCGATCGCCGCTGTGACTGCCGCCCTTCAGGAGCTGCAGCCCCCGGTGAAGATCGAGCAGCTAGAGGCCCAGCTCCTGGGCGATCCGCAGCTTGCCGATGAGCTAAAGACCACCCTGGATGGGGCTGTTCAGATTCCCCTCCGCCTCTCGGATCGGTGGAGCGAGCGGCTCGATCGCATTTTGCTGCACCCGGTGCTGGGCCTGCCGCTGTTTTTTGGGGCCATGTACCTGGTGTTTCAGGCAATCTATGCCCTGGGTACCCCTCTCCAGGGCTGGCTGGGGAATGCTCTGGACTGGTTCAGGGGGGTTGCCCTAGAGCCGATTCTGGCCCCCTTGCCCGCTTTCTTCAAAGGATTTTTGCTCGATGGGCTGTATCAGGGCATCGGCACCGTAGCGGCATTTTTGCCGGTGATTTTTCTGTTTTTTCTCTTCATGGCGATCGTCGAAGACAGTGGCTATCTGTCGCGATCGGCGTTTTTGATGGATGCCCTGATGGAGCGATTGGGCCTAGATGGTCGCTCCTTTGTGATGGCGCTGATGGGCTTTGGCTGCAATGTCCCCGCGATTTTGGGGACGCGGGTGATGCGATCGCCCGGTCTGCGCATGCTGTCGATGCTGATCATTCCCTTTTCGCTCTGCTCAGCTCGGCTCAACGTATTTATGTTTATGGCGACGGCCTTGTTCGCCCCCGAGCAGTCGCCTAGGGTGATTTTTAGCCTCTATCTGGTGAGTTTTGCCGCAGCCCTGCTGACGGCGGCCCTGTTTAAGGGCAAATTTCCCAGCCGAGAGCCCCTGGTGCTAGAGCTGCCGCCCTACCGGTTTCCGACGGTGCGACAAATGTTGATCCGCGCCTGGTGTGAGGTCAAGCACTTTTGGTTTTGGTCGCGGCGGTTCATTATTTTTGGCGTGATTGCCATCTGGCTGCTAAATAACCTGCCGACGAATGTGCCCACCGCCAGCAGCGAAACCCTAGCAGGACTGATCGGCCAGGCGCTTCAGCCCCTGTTTGCCCCTCTGGGCATCGATTCCCATCTCACGGTGGCGCTGTTCTTTGGCTTCATCGCCAAAGAAATTGTCCTGGGGGGGCTGGCGGTGATCTACAGTACTGCCGAAGGGGGCGACTTGGCCAGCGCCTTGGTGCAGCAGCTAGATTGGGTCCAGGCCTACAGTTTTATGCTGTTTACGCTGCTCTATGTGCCCTGCCTATCGACGATTGCGGTGCTCAAGAGCGAATCCAAGAGCTTGAAATTTGCCATGCTTTCGGTCGGCTGGTCTCTGGGCTTGGCTTGGCTGGCCAGCTTTGGGTTTTATCAGGGAGCGCGATTACTGGGGTTTTAGCGACGAGACGGGGGGGACCGATGCACCCTCCAAGGTGGCCGAAGCGATCGAGGTCTCCCACAAGACCCAGCAGAACATCACCTTTGCGATGGTGACCAAAGCTGATTTTATTGTGCTGGCCACCTGCTCTCCCCCCCCATGCACTGCTCCCATGGAAATGAGCTGAGTTCAAAATGCCGTTGCGCCAAAAACTTTGTACACTAACGATTAGTGCTTGAAGTAGTTTCTATGGCGACCTCTCTACAAACGGGTCAAACGTCTCCGGCAGTCTCTGCTTTGCCTCACTGGCAAGAGGTGCGCGCCCCCCGTGGGCTGGGCTACCGCATCCGCCTGATGGCCCAGCTAATGACACGGTGCTTTCAAGAAAAGCTCGACCCCTACGGCCTCACCCCCTTTCACTGGGTGGTGCTCTGCTGCCTCTGGGAGCAGGACGGCCAAGCGACCTCCCAGATTGGCGAAAAGCTCAGCCAGGTGGGCGGCACTATGACTGGCGTGATCGATCGCATGGAAGAGCGCGGCCTGGTGCGGCGGGAGCGCGATACCCACGATCGCCGCATCTGGCGCATTTGGCTGACCGATATGGGCCGCGAGATGGAAGCAATTTTGCCCCCCTTTGCCCTACAAGTACGAGAAGTCGCCTTTGCTGGCATCACCGAAGCGGAGCAAAAGCTGGTGTCGGATGTGGTCGATCGCGCGATCGCCAACTTGATCCGTCCCTAGCAAGGGCAGGAATCCCCAGGGCGCGATCGCGCGGCCAATGCACCCCTATCTAGGGTTCCATCCTGGGCAAAACTCCCTCAGCTCAACGCTTTCCAGCCCATCGTTCTTTTTTTATTGCCCAATTACTACGCATACTAACCATCTTTACCCTTAGTGAATCGAAACCGCAGTTATGGCCAACCCAGCATTCACCCCTGATCACCGCCAAAACGGCCAGCGAGCTGACAGCTTGGCGACCTCGACTCAGTCACCCGCGGTCGAATCGGCTCCGCCGGATACCTCTCAGGATGTCGCTCTGGCAGACGCCTCAGAACCATCGACCAAGCCGCCCAAGCGCCGCCCGTCGGCGCTCCTCTTGGTGGTCGCGGGTGTAGGGCTGATCGCCGGGAGCGTTTTTGGCAGCCGCTGGTGGGCCTACGCCTCCACCCACGAGGAGACCGACAATGCCCAACTCCAGGGCCACGTTTACCAAATCAGCAGCCGCGTCCCTGGCAAGGTGGCGCAGGTAGCCGTAGAAGACAATCAGCCGGTGGCTGCTGGAGATCTGCTGGTGCAGCTGGATGCCAGCGACTACGATCTCGCGGTGAAGCAGGCCCAGGCCGCTCTCGCGGCGGCCCAGAAGCAGGCCGAGGCGGCCAAAGCATCTATTTCCCAGGCGGATACCAGTTCCCAGGCTCAGGTGACCAGTGCCCAGGGCGGGATCACTGGCGCATCGGCGGCGATCGCCGATGCCCAGGCTGCCCTAGAGGTTGCCCGCGCCGGGGTGCCCGTCGCCCAGGCCCAGCTTGCCCAAGCCGAGGCCACCCTACAAAAAGCCACCACTGACTACCAGCGCTACCAGGGCCTCTACGCCCAGGGGGCCATCTCGGCCCAAGACCGCGACGCTGCCAAACAGGCCTACGACATCGCCCAGGCCCAGCGCCAATCGGCCCAGCAGCAGGTGACCCAGGCCCAGGCAAAAGTCACCCAAGCCCAGGAAGGGGTGGCCCAGGCCCAGGCCCAGCTACAAACCAGTCGGGGGAGCCTGCAACAGGCCCAGGCCAGCGGCGTACAAACAACCGTCAACCGCAGCCAGTTTGAAGCGGCCCAGGCCAAGATCGCTGAGGCCGAGGCCAGCCTGAAACAGGCCCAGCTTCAGCTCAGCTATACCGCCATTCAGGCTCCTGCCGCTGGCGTTGTGGGCCACAAGACCGTGGAAGTGGGCCAGCAGGTACAGCCCGGTCAGCCCCTAATGGCCGTGGTCGGCACCGATCTCTGGATCGAGGCCAACTTCAAAGAAACCCAGATTGCCCACATGCGCCCCGGTGAACCGGTCGAGATTACCGTCGATGCCCTGCCCGGTCATACTTTCAAGGGTCAGGTCGAAAGTCTGTCTCCGGCGTCGGGCGCGCAATTTGCTCTGTTGCCCCCCGACAATGCCACCGGCAACTTCACCAAGGTCGTGCAGCGCATTCCGGTCAAAATTAGCCTCGATTTGGCGAGCGTGAATGGGTTTGAGGACTGGCTGGCGCCGGGACTGTCGGCGACGGTGAGCGTGGATACGGCGCAGGAGTAGGGGTTGAGTTTTAGTGCTGAGTTTTGAGTGCTGAGTTTTGAGGGGCTGATAGAGCCGCTGAATTCAAGATTCACATCAAAGTTCAAGCCAAGATTCAAGCCGATTTTCACCACCCTATCCATCTTTCATTTCATGGCATCAGCAACGACTAAATCTTCTTTGTCCCAAAAACGCCCTGTGCCCGCTAGCTGGCTGAAATGGGCGATCGCCCTCACGGCTTCCCTGGGGGCGATGCTGGAGGTGATCGACACCAGCATCGTCAACGTGGCGCTGACGGACATGCAAGCCAGCGTGGGAGCGACCATCAGCGAGATTGGCTGGGTAGTGACGGGCTACGCGATCGCCAATGTGATCATCATTCCCCTCACCGCCTGGCTGGGGGAGGCCTTTGGCAAAAAGCGGTACTTCGTGTTTTCGCTGGTGGGCTTTGTGGTGGCCTCGGTGCTGTGCGGGCTGGCGGCCAATCTGTCGGCGCTGGTCGCTTCGCGAGTCTTGCAGGGCCTGCTGGGGGGCGGCCTGCTGGCCAAGGCCCAGTCGATTTTGTTTGAAACCTTTCCCCCTGAGGAGCAGGGGGTGGCCCAGGCGGTGTTTGGGGTGGGGGTGATCGCGGGGCCGGCCATTGGCCCGACCCTCGGCGGCTACCTCACCGATGCTCTGGGCTGGCGCTGGATTTTCTTTATTAATGTGCCGGTGGGGATTGTGGCGGTGCTGATGGCGGTGATCTTTTTGCCCGCCGACGATCTGCGGCCCGATCGCCCCATTCCCAGGGTGGACTGGTGGGGAATTGCGCTGCTGACGATCGCCCTCGGCAGCCTACAAACTTTTCTAGAAGAAGGGGAGCAGGACGGCTGGTTTGAGTCCCACACCATTACTCTGCTGGCCGTTTCCGCCATCGTTGGGTTGCTACTGTTTATCTGGCGAGAGCTGTCTACGGACCAGCCAGCGGTGGATCTGCGGGTGCTGCGGCACCGTTCCCTGGCGGCGGGCAGCGTGTATTCGGCGGTGGTGGGTATGGGCCTGTACGGCACCCTGTTTGTGATTCCTATCTATGCCCAGACAGTGCTCAACTACACGGCCCAGCAGACCGGCCTGCTGATCATGCCGGGGGCGCTGGCCTCCGCCGTCACCATGGTGGTGATGGGCAAGGTGTCGGGCAAGGTCGATGGCCGGGTGCTGATTGCCGGGGGCAGCATTTTCATTGCTGTGATCATGTTCAATCTGGCCGATCTCAACCCCAACACCGGCAGCGATGCGCTCTTTTGGCCGCTGCTCTGGCGCGGGGTCAGCGTGGTGATGATGTTTTTGCCCCTTAGTCTGGTGACCCTGGGACCGCTGCCCAAGCAGGACATCCCGGCGGGGTCGGGCTTTTATAACCTCACCCGGCAGCTGGGGGGCAGCATTGGCATTGCTCTGCTGGCGACGGTGCTCGATCGCCGCCACGCGTTCCACCGCGCGGTGCTGGTGGAGCATGTCTCTCCCTACGATTTGCAAACCCAGGAGCGGATCAATGCTCTGATGGGTGCTATGCAAAGCCAGGGGGCTGATGCCGCCACGGCCCACCAGCAGGCGCTGGCGCTGCTCGACCAAACCCTGGAGGGGCAGGCTATGCTGCTGGCCTTTGAGGATTTGTTTTGGGTGGTGGGGCTCATTTTCTTGGTGACGCTGCCGCTGCTGTTTTTGCTGGGCAAGGGGGGCGATCGCTCGGTGTCTGTGGGGGGCCACTAGAACAGGACTGATTGCGCCCAGCTCCCAGTCAGTCACCTTCATAGTCTGCGGTGGAGATCTCGCAGATTAAAAACAAGGCTCAGGTCACGCCCGATGGGATACTAGGGGTCACGAAGAAGCCGTCACCGTTCGAAGCAACGCCCGTGCTACCGACAGATCTGCTGATTCATCGCTATAGCGGCGAAGAAATCCTGCCCAAACGCCTCAAGCTTGACAAAGCGAGTCTCAGCTTGGCTGAAGAGGTGATTGAGATTTTTGTGGCCTGTCGCGGCCAATCCCAGGGACACCTCGATCGCCAGCTCCAAGATCTCGAGGGAGACAGCCCGGACTATCGGGTCAAGCGGGGTCTGGCGCATCTACTGCGCAGCAGCTTCTGCGAATTCGAAATCATTAGCCCGCTGGAGCCCCAGGCTTTGCGGCACCGGGTGTTTTCGGCGGCGG
This genomic stretch from Geitlerinema sp. PCC 7407 harbors:
- a CDS encoding GIY-YIG nuclease family protein codes for the protein MLQEFTTLPNIKLSERQRLPDCSAIYFAIVSDQVLYVGLATNLRNRWQNHHRFPQLDAVSKKREVRLFWLACNQSDLNDLERQYIEHYCPVLNQTKVPGRKIVPGFQMLTLSLKKLNERVICFGVCSANNRQLKTLVLGYLAAYSETRLATTTLRKTLQAITRKPNSLFRWTEVIRRRDGAHWQTRCNGIEIHLLPWFEERIMHNPSMYKVMEERRFGSWTSLSLAEYDSMRQEVRAMSFAERLEMARDSKIGRKLFPLECDAKPCSVSGVEILCLTDDQLQNLLSSHQHLKERYSTICAINNDPVPKLEF
- a CDS encoding Uma2 family endonuclease, yielding MAIAVDSAIQQKPLSFDEFLAHYGGDNRYELIDGEVFDLEPTGLHEEVAAFITTKICVQIDGAGLPWFVLQRGLFRPSGTGMMAFRPDVAVVDQDELPKEPLWYDQSILTLGTSIKFVAEVVSSNWQNDYARKLEDYAALGIPEYWIADYAGLGGTRHIGKPKQPTLSICTLVDGEYEIQQFRGDRAIISPTFSGLKLTAEQVLRAGR
- a CDS encoding Uma2 family endonuclease, translating into MVQSPSKPITLEEFLNLPETKPASEYIGGQIIQKPMPQGKHSTIQTEFSTTINVALKPQRIARAFSELRCTFGGRSLIPDVSVFTWERIPRDQNGEIANAFPMAPDWTIEILSPDQSQTKVTKNILHCLNHGTQMGWLIDPDEQTVFVYLPKQQPEAFDQSEQQLPVPHFAQELNVSVGLVFGWLLE
- a CDS encoding glycosyltransferase — translated: MLFRDAPSAIRNVGIDILLVDQVTGAGGTIADYLQLPFITICNALPIQQEPSVPPYFTSWEYSDTRLARLRNRLGYRLVNFFTRELWDTFVQQRKQWNLPPHAQRSDSYSGLAQIAQLPQELDFPRKQLVPWFHYAGPLKNPLEIEPVSLDQQHFSFDSLSNKPLIYANLGTLQSHNWKIFHAIAEACLGIDAQLVISLGNPKADPSQTNFPGNPLVVPFPPHQQLINRAELVITHAGSTAVSCLSSGVPMVAIPITTDQPGMAARVKRVGAGEVVPLKKLSVSHLRTAIQQVLGDRAYRENAARLQTAIQAAGGVNYAADVIEQVIRTQAPALNPRLQPS
- a CDS encoding glycine zipper family protein, with amino-acid sequence MDDDKNLNTREHRSDLEKQRDEDANRDPISGQPGAHPVGTGIGAAAAGTLGTAIGAAAGPVGAVIGAVVGSVAGGLAGKATAEAFDPTVEDEYWRENYRTRPYVKGDRPYEDYQPGYRVGYEGYHRYGTEGQTYEQAEPDLQRRYEADYGSSGVGWGDARYAAQDAWNRVGSYSIAREEDEYWRGNYPSSAYFDPNVPYEQYQPAYRMGYENYVRYRNSGRTYDEVEPELQRDYERHYSRSGLGWEKAKHAVRDAWFHVERVFNR
- a CDS encoding FeoA family protein, giving the protein MPSHPRLVDIQPGQSATIVALYIDPGLQHRFGALGLRCGQEISVLRRGVMNGPLHVRVGMTEVMVRRCDARQIAIAPSQSVSPAGAAA
- the feoB gene encoding ferrous iron transport protein B yields the protein MRQIAVLGMPNTGKSTFFNRLTGSHAHIGNWPGITIDLMMAEVNLDGEPVAVVDLPGIYDLRGFSEDEAVVRRFLEKAPLDLILIILNTTQIDRQLILPLQVRQLGLPAVVLLNMADEARRFGVTVDPEALSQRLGMPVQPISAKYGTGYQRAIAAVTAALQELQPPVKIEQLEAQLLGDPQLADELKTTLDGAVQIPLRLSDRWSERLDRILLHPVLGLPLFFGAMYLVFQAIYALGTPLQGWLGNALDWFRGVALEPILAPLPAFFKGFLLDGLYQGIGTVAAFLPVIFLFFLFMAIVEDSGYLSRSAFLMDALMERLGLDGRSFVMALMGFGCNVPAILGTRVMRSPGLRMLSMLIIPFSLCSARLNVFMFMATALFAPEQSPRVIFSLYLVSFAAALLTAALFKGKFPSREPLVLELPPYRFPTVRQMLIRAWCEVKHFWFWSRRFIIFGVIAIWLLNNLPTNVPTASSETLAGLIGQALQPLFAPLGIDSHLTVALFFGFIAKEIVLGGLAVIYSTAEGGDLASALVQQLDWVQAYSFMLFTLLYVPCLSTIAVLKSESKSLKFAMLSVGWSLGLAWLASFGFYQGARLLGF
- a CDS encoding MarR family winged helix-turn-helix transcriptional regulator is translated as MATSLQTGQTSPAVSALPHWQEVRAPRGLGYRIRLMAQLMTRCFQEKLDPYGLTPFHWVVLCCLWEQDGQATSQIGEKLSQVGGTMTGVIDRMEERGLVRRERDTHDRRIWRIWLTDMGREMEAILPPFALQVREVAFAGITEAEQKLVSDVVDRAIANLIRP